A genomic window from Longimicrobiaceae bacterium includes:
- a CDS encoding type II secretion system F family protein has product MEVAVPSFAWRAANAAGRTLRGVEDAESPALVERRLGERGLYALEVSAVEGRTEAGGVRAGFRGRRADVTEAVRYLATLLDAGFPLDRAMLAVSRVVARADVAAAMLGARDRVRGGARLDEALAAHPDVFPRFAVGMVRAGERGGKLGAALARLAAQMERESALRSRMASAMIYPAVVASSGAGAMAVLFAWVLPRFVALLSDTGSEIPRSTQLMLATGAFVAQWWWALLLAPVVAAALLAAVRSSDAGRTQLHRVLLAVPVVGGLRRQAAAARLARSLGSLLDSGLPIMAALEVAAAAQSDGAVAGEILRAREDVRAGDRLAAALRRSSVFPFLLVQMLEVGEEGGRLPEMLDRAADAMEAELERGLDRLVRLVEPVMIVVFGGIVGAVALSLLQAIYGIRPEGL; this is encoded by the coding sequence GTGGAAGTAGCCGTGCCCTCCTTCGCCTGGCGCGCGGCCAATGCCGCCGGACGCACCCTGCGCGGGGTGGAGGACGCCGAGAGCCCCGCGCTGGTGGAGCGGCGCCTGGGCGAGCGCGGCCTGTACGCGCTGGAGGTCTCCGCCGTGGAGGGGCGGACGGAGGCCGGGGGCGTGCGCGCCGGGTTCCGCGGGCGGCGGGCGGACGTGACCGAGGCCGTGCGCTACCTGGCGACGCTGCTCGACGCCGGCTTCCCGCTCGACCGGGCGATGCTCGCGGTGTCGCGCGTGGTGGCGCGGGCCGACGTGGCCGCGGCGATGCTGGGCGCGCGCGACCGGGTGCGCGGCGGCGCGCGGCTGGACGAGGCGCTGGCGGCACATCCCGACGTCTTCCCGCGCTTCGCCGTGGGCATGGTGCGGGCGGGGGAGCGCGGCGGCAAGCTGGGCGCCGCCCTGGCCCGCCTGGCCGCGCAGATGGAGCGCGAGTCGGCGCTGCGCTCCCGGATGGCTTCGGCGATGATCTATCCCGCGGTGGTGGCGTCGTCGGGCGCGGGGGCGATGGCAGTGCTCTTCGCGTGGGTGCTGCCCCGCTTCGTGGCGCTGCTGAGCGACACCGGGTCGGAGATCCCGCGCTCCACGCAGCTCATGCTGGCCACGGGCGCCTTCGTGGCGCAGTGGTGGTGGGCGCTGCTGCTGGCCCCGGTCGTGGCTGCGGCCCTGCTGGCGGCCGTCCGCTCGTCCGACGCGGGGCGGACGCAGCTCCACCGCGTGCTGCTGGCGGTGCCGGTGGTGGGCGGGCTGCGGCGGCAGGCTGCGGCGGCGCGGCTGGCGCGGTCGCTGGGCTCCCTGCTCGACAGCGGGCTGCCGATCATGGCGGCGCTGGAGGTGGCCGCCGCGGCGCAGAGCGACGGCGCGGTGGCCGGCGAGATCCTGCGGGCGCGCGAGGACGTGCGCGCCGGCGACCGGCTGGCGGCGGCGCTGCGCCGGAGCAGCGTCTTCCCCTTCCTGCTGGTGCAGATGCTGGAGGTGGGCGAGGAAGGCGGCCGCCTTCCCGAAATGCTGGACCGCGCGGCCGACGCGATGGAAGCCGAGCTGGAGCGCGGCCTCGACCGCCTGGTGCGCCTGGTGGAGCCGGTGATGATCGTGGTCTTCGGCGGGATCGTGGGCGCCGTCGCGCTCTCCCTCCTGCAAGCCATCTACGGCATCCGCCCCGAAGGTCTCTGA
- a CDS encoding GspE/PulE family protein encodes MTTAAAVPVGADELPAQDFLEESRLLPRVRDGGRLRVAFSGRPDPQAVSQLEVLFGLPVELEPMAEGELLDGIRRACGQPTAASLSAGLEGGAPADGDGEGAHDLAEIANQAPVVRLVNLLLAEAVEAGASDVHLEAEARTVRVRYRVDGVLQEAPSPPTHLRAAVISRLKIMAELDIAERRLPQDGRVRLRTADRELDVRVSTLPTLHGESVVLRLLNVEGQRIGLDGLGMAPDTLAGLLRFAERPHGVVLCTGPTGSGKTTTLYALLDRVRTGREKVVSVEDPVEFDLPGVAQVPVRAQLGLTFARALRSILRQDPDVLLVGEMRDPETAEICTQAALTGHLVLSTLHTNDAPGALTRLVDLGVADYLVASTVQAVLAQRLVRRVCPACAEPCAPAAAVAREMAEAGFPAARVPAARGCPECRGTGYRGRTGIHELLSVNDALRAELLRSPGADGLRRVAIQSGMRPLRADGWRQVSAGATTPEEVLRVA; translated from the coding sequence GTGACCACCGCCGCTGCGGTGCCGGTGGGCGCCGACGAGCTTCCCGCGCAGGACTTCCTGGAGGAGAGCCGGCTGCTGCCGCGCGTGCGCGACGGCGGGCGGCTGCGGGTGGCCTTCTCGGGCCGGCCCGACCCCCAGGCGGTGTCGCAGCTCGAGGTGCTGTTCGGCCTGCCGGTGGAGCTGGAGCCGATGGCCGAGGGCGAGCTGCTGGACGGCATCCGGCGCGCCTGCGGCCAGCCGACGGCGGCCTCGCTCTCGGCCGGGCTGGAGGGCGGCGCGCCGGCCGACGGGGACGGGGAGGGTGCGCACGACCTGGCCGAGATCGCCAACCAGGCGCCGGTGGTGCGGCTGGTGAACCTGCTGCTGGCCGAGGCGGTGGAGGCGGGCGCCAGCGACGTGCACCTGGAGGCCGAGGCCCGCACCGTCCGCGTGCGCTACCGGGTGGACGGCGTGCTCCAGGAGGCGCCCTCGCCGCCCACGCACCTGCGGGCGGCGGTGATCAGCCGCCTCAAGATCATGGCCGAGCTGGACATCGCCGAGCGCCGGCTGCCGCAGGACGGGCGGGTGCGGCTGCGCACCGCCGACCGCGAGCTGGACGTGCGCGTGAGCACGCTGCCCACGCTGCACGGCGAGTCGGTGGTGCTGCGCCTGCTGAACGTGGAGGGCCAGCGGATCGGGCTGGACGGGCTGGGGATGGCGCCCGACACGCTGGCCGGCCTGCTCCGTTTCGCCGAGCGCCCGCACGGCGTGGTGCTGTGCACGGGGCCCACGGGAAGCGGGAAGACGACCACGCTCTACGCGCTGCTCGACCGCGTGCGCACGGGGCGCGAGAAGGTCGTGTCGGTGGAGGACCCGGTGGAGTTCGACCTTCCCGGCGTGGCGCAGGTGCCGGTGCGGGCGCAGCTCGGCCTCACCTTCGCGCGGGCGCTGCGGTCCATCCTCCGCCAGGACCCCGACGTGCTGCTGGTGGGCGAGATGCGCGACCCGGAGACGGCCGAGATCTGCACGCAGGCGGCGCTCACGGGCCACCTCGTCCTCTCCACCCTGCACACCAACGACGCGCCGGGCGCCCTCACGCGGCTGGTGGACCTGGGCGTGGCGGACTACCTGGTCGCCAGCACCGTGCAGGCCGTGCTGGCCCAGCGGCTGGTGCGCCGCGTGTGCCCCGCCTGCGCGGAGCCGTGCGCGCCCGCAGCCGCGGTGGCGCGCGAGATGGCCGAGGCCGGCTTCCCCGCCGCGCGGGTGCCCGCCGCCCGCGGCTGCCCGGAGTGCCGCGGCACCGGCTACCGGGGCCGCACCGGCATACACGAGCTGCTGAGCGTGAACGACGCCCTGCGCGCCGAGCTGCTGCGCTCCCCCGGCGCCGACGGCCTGCGCCGCGTCGCCATCCAGAGCGGGATGCGGCCTCTGCGAGCCGACGGCTGGCGCCAGGTCAGCGCCGGCGCCACCACTCCCGAAGAAGTGCTGAGGGTCGCATGA
- a CDS encoding secretin N-terminal domain-containing protein: MRRAVLLVLAAVLAGAPAAGQGAAPATSQTGLQRTAGGVQVDFQNTDMRLVVAALAEAAGLNVIYGELPQKAVNLRTTNPVPPSQLRVYLTSLLRANDLELQDEGAGLLRIVPIPGRGRQAAEGGGAAPRAVIQDGAVRVFVYRMRHAPAEDMARSIGAVFGLGDPTAGGDRAVSLTEQLREQTGGPPARTPQPGLAAALLGPVQIFPDTRTNSLLIRANPVDYETVRQAVEELDTRPLQVLIEVLIAEVRRNSQFGLGVDVRVPNQREPRSGAIVGGELLGGSSGDVALRILQLGRVEANVALHALASSGEVTVLSRPVVLAQNNESARLLVGDQRPFIQISRSLPTDNAVRDQVIQYRDVGTQLTIRPTINPDGYVTLTVLQEVNNATNETQFGAPIISTREAETKLLVKDGHTVVIGGLIDRQRNTSNSGIPLLKDIPILGNLFRSSSRESTSTELFLFLIPHVLYTDEEVDSAAALVRERAPRLNRALPDSIPLFWHERQDTMGVPAPARRTSPAPSAPAAPGTPAPREPRGLVPVPAAGERRRG, translated from the coding sequence ATGAGGCGCGCCGTTCTCCTCGTCCTCGCCGCCGTCCTCGCCGGAGCGCCCGCCGCGGGGCAGGGTGCCGCGCCCGCCACCTCGCAGACGGGGCTGCAGCGCACGGCGGGGGGCGTGCAGGTCGACTTCCAGAACACCGACATGCGCCTGGTGGTGGCCGCGCTGGCCGAGGCCGCGGGGCTGAACGTCATCTACGGCGAGCTGCCGCAGAAGGCGGTGAACCTGCGCACCACCAACCCGGTGCCCCCGTCGCAGCTCCGCGTGTACCTCACCAGCCTGCTGCGCGCCAACGACCTTGAGCTCCAGGACGAGGGAGCCGGGCTGCTGCGCATCGTCCCCATCCCCGGCCGCGGCAGGCAGGCGGCGGAGGGCGGCGGCGCGGCGCCGCGGGCGGTGATCCAGGACGGCGCCGTGCGCGTCTTCGTGTACCGCATGCGCCACGCGCCGGCCGAGGACATGGCCCGCAGCATCGGGGCGGTGTTCGGGCTGGGCGACCCCACGGCCGGCGGCGACCGCGCCGTCAGCCTGACCGAGCAGCTCCGCGAGCAGACGGGCGGCCCGCCGGCGCGCACCCCGCAGCCCGGGCTGGCGGCGGCGCTGCTGGGGCCGGTGCAGATCTTTCCCGACACGCGCACCAACTCGCTGCTCATCCGCGCCAACCCGGTGGACTACGAGACGGTGCGGCAGGCGGTCGAGGAGCTGGACACGCGGCCCCTGCAGGTGCTGATCGAGGTGCTGATCGCCGAGGTGCGGCGCAACAGCCAGTTCGGCCTGGGGGTGGACGTGCGCGTGCCCAACCAGCGGGAGCCGCGCTCGGGCGCCATCGTGGGCGGCGAGCTGCTGGGCGGCTCCAGCGGCGACGTAGCGCTGCGCATCCTCCAGCTCGGGCGGGTGGAGGCGAACGTGGCCCTGCACGCGCTGGCGTCGTCGGGCGAGGTGACGGTGCTCTCGCGCCCCGTGGTGCTCGCGCAGAACAACGAGTCGGCGCGGCTGCTGGTGGGCGACCAGCGGCCCTTCATCCAGATCTCGCGCTCGCTTCCCACCGACAACGCGGTGCGCGACCAGGTCATCCAGTACCGCGACGTGGGCACGCAGCTCACCATCCGCCCCACCATCAACCCGGACGGCTACGTCACGCTCACGGTGCTGCAGGAGGTGAACAACGCCACCAACGAGACGCAGTTCGGCGCGCCCATCATCAGCACGCGCGAGGCCGAGACCAAGCTGCTCGTGAAGGACGGGCACACGGTGGTGATCGGCGGCCTCATCGACCGGCAGCGCAACACCAGCAACTCGGGGATCCCGCTGCTGAAGGACATCCCCATCCTGGGCAACCTGTTCCGGTCCAGCTCGCGCGAGAGCACGTCCACCGAGCTCTTCCTCTTCCTCATTCCCCACGTGCTGTACACCGACGAGGAGGTGGACTCGGCCGCGGCGCTGGTGCGCGAGCGCGCCCCGCGGCTGAACCGCGCGCTTCCGGACTCGATCCCGCTCTTCTGGCACGAGCGGCAGGATACGATGGGCGTCCCCGCGCCGGCCCGCCGTACTTCGCCCGCGCCGTCCGCCCCCGCCGCGCCCGGCACTCCGGCGCCGCGGGAGCCGCGGGGGCTCGTCCCGGTCCCCGCCGCGGGCGAGCGGAGGCGGGGATGA
- a CDS encoding prepilin-type N-terminal cleavage/methylation domain-containing protein, which translates to MDGRCGASRASVATAGFTLVEVLVAIVVAAVVSAAAYGLVGSIAQARRASMRAEARALPAAGARQALEDWLRAAAVFDGSGFTGADRFADGVPRDEVAFAVEDGGALRPGPRRIRLWVSRSYSGPAGLLAEVAQMGPRAEPPETLVVTPDAGGLQVAYRTTVNDHVRWVDTWASDSLLPEAVDLRILPAAEDATRGAADGLAPLLRLPLRVRLRTETLDPERTRAPRP; encoded by the coding sequence GTGGACGGGAGATGCGGGGCATCTCGCGCTTCCGTCGCGACCGCCGGCTTCACGCTGGTGGAGGTGCTGGTGGCGATCGTGGTCGCGGCGGTGGTGTCCGCGGCGGCGTACGGGCTGGTGGGGTCGATCGCGCAGGCGCGGCGGGCGTCCATGCGTGCCGAGGCCCGCGCGCTCCCCGCAGCGGGCGCGCGGCAGGCGCTGGAGGACTGGCTGCGCGCCGCGGCGGTCTTCGACGGAAGCGGCTTCACCGGCGCCGACCGCTTCGCCGACGGCGTCCCGCGCGACGAGGTGGCTTTCGCGGTGGAGGACGGCGGCGCGCTGCGTCCCGGCCCGCGCCGCATCCGCCTGTGGGTCTCGCGGTCGTACTCGGGCCCGGCCGGCCTGCTCGCCGAGGTGGCGCAGATGGGGCCGCGCGCCGAGCCGCCGGAGACGCTGGTGGTGACGCCGGACGCGGGCGGGTTGCAGGTGGCGTATCGGACCACCGTCAACGACCACGTGCGGTGGGTGGATACGTGGGCGTCGGACTCGCTGCTGCCCGAGGCGGTTGACCTCCGCATCCTCCCCGCGGCCGAGGACGCCACCCGCGGCGCGGCGGACGGACTGGCGCCGCTGCTGCGGCTGCCGCTGCGCGTGCGGCTGCGGACGGAGACCCTGGACCCGGAGCGGACCCGTGCGCCACGACCGTAG
- a CDS encoding type II secretion system protein yields the protein MTARGGFTLLEMMVVLVMMGIAAAVAAPALRPPAARTVPAAVDSLVRVLARARASAARRGGRVRVEVRDGAFAVLSDDDEEAADTLASGTLPLPADGRVSAGTGGAASVMFDAVGRARADRIFVAGPDARVAVVLDPWSGSARAIR from the coding sequence ATGACGGCGCGCGGCGGGTTCACGCTGCTGGAGATGATGGTGGTGCTGGTGATGATGGGCATCGCCGCCGCCGTCGCCGCGCCCGCGCTGCGCCCGCCGGCCGCCCGCACCGTGCCCGCCGCCGTCGACTCGCTGGTGCGGGTCCTGGCCCGCGCGCGCGCCTCGGCCGCGCGGCGGGGCGGGCGGGTGCGCGTAGAGGTGCGCGACGGAGCCTTCGCCGTCCTCTCGGACGACGACGAGGAGGCGGCCGACACGCTGGCTTCCGGCACGCTTCCCCTGCCGGCGGACGGGCGGGTGTCCGCCGGGACGGGCGGAGCCGCATCGGTCATGTTCGACGCCGTGGGCCGGGCGCGGGCGGACCGCATCTTCGTGGCGGGCCCGGACGCCCGCGTCGCCGTCGTCCTCGACCCGTGGAGCGGCAGTGCGCGCGCGATTCGCTGA
- the gspM gene encoding type II secretion system protein GspM gives MSAPRFSARDRRAAAMGAALLVPALAWTFAVSPYLDALNAERDRLDRERALLRRELVLLAQAKALPAAFDQGARRLLAAAPRLAGGDDDDAAAAVVAGYVRRMAGIAGAGLARVEPAAARSAGGGITALPVAVTGESDLEGLMTFLQMLEAGPKLVRVDGLKLEAQDGPVAVGASYSPTPFWVAPGGGPEVIRFSFTATGYGLAPDSASVPPGAKPKPSSRSSSPDNDVPVFATPAPSAGGGAPTGTEATSTKAGQ, from the coding sequence GTGAGCGCGCCCCGCTTCTCCGCCCGCGACCGCCGCGCCGCGGCGATGGGCGCCGCGCTGCTGGTGCCGGCGCTGGCGTGGACGTTCGCCGTCTCCCCGTACCTGGACGCGCTGAACGCCGAGCGCGACCGCCTGGACCGCGAGCGCGCGCTGCTGCGGCGCGAGCTGGTGCTGCTGGCCCAGGCCAAGGCGCTCCCCGCGGCCTTCGACCAGGGCGCCCGCCGGCTCCTCGCCGCCGCGCCGCGCCTGGCGGGGGGGGACGACGACGACGCGGCGGCCGCGGTGGTGGCCGGGTACGTCCGCCGCATGGCGGGCATCGCCGGGGCGGGGCTGGCGCGCGTGGAGCCGGCGGCAGCTCGCTCGGCGGGCGGCGGCATCACGGCGCTGCCCGTGGCCGTCACCGGTGAGAGCGACCTGGAGGGGCTGATGACCTTCCTCCAGATGCTGGAGGCCGGCCCCAAGCTGGTGCGGGTGGACGGGCTGAAGCTGGAGGCGCAGGACGGGCCGGTGGCGGTGGGCGCATCGTACTCCCCCACGCCGTTCTGGGTCGCCCCCGGCGGTGGTCCGGAGGTCATCCGCTTCTCGTTCACCGCCACGGGCTACGGCCTGGCCCCGGACAGCGCGTCCGTCCCTCCGGGGGCGAAGCCGAAGCCGTCGTCCCGCTCCTCATCTCCCGACAACGACGTTCCCGTGTTCGCCACGCCCGCCCCCTCCGCGGGCGGCGGCGCACCCACCGGCACCGAAGCCACATCCACGAAGGCAGGCCAATGA
- a CDS encoding type II secretion system protein — protein sequence MRARFADRRGFTLVEAVVALLIVAVALVPLLGSVRQALQGAARVAPARDAVALAEWKMEELSLLPADSLGGYLRPREGAFPEPFAAWRWRAVMRIEPSSPALLRASVIVDSRAASFSLETVFHRPEMLPQFGGPTP from the coding sequence GTGCGCGCGCGATTCGCTGACCGGCGCGGCTTCACGCTGGTGGAGGCCGTCGTCGCGCTGCTGATCGTGGCCGTCGCGCTGGTGCCGCTGCTGGGCTCGGTGCGGCAGGCGCTGCAAGGGGCGGCGCGCGTGGCCCCGGCGCGGGACGCCGTGGCGCTGGCGGAGTGGAAGATGGAGGAGCTGTCGCTGCTCCCCGCGGACTCGCTGGGCGGCTACCTCCGCCCGCGCGAAGGCGCCTTCCCCGAGCCATTCGCCGCCTGGCGCTGGCGCGCGGTGATGCGCATCGAGCCCAGCTCCCCCGCGCTCCTCCGCGCCTCCGTGATCGTCGATTCGCGCGCCGCCAGCTTCTCGCTCGAGACCGTCTTCCACCGCCCCGAGATGCTGCCGCAGTTCGGCGGACCCACGCCATGA
- the gspG gene encoding type II secretion system major pseudopilin GspG: MRDARAIGRWAAAHLPEPRLGRSAAAGFTLIEVLVVIVVIAVLATLVAPNVFRHVGSAKQAAAKAQLEMLGSAMDAYRLDLDAYPTTEQGLAALRTRPAGGNAAAVWNGPYLRREVPADPWGRPYIYRSPGTSNPEGYDLMTLGRDGREGGSGEDADVLGWK, encoded by the coding sequence GTGCGAGATGCGAGGGCAATTGGGAGATGGGCAGCCGCGCATCTCCCCGAACCGCGTCTCGGCCGGTCGGCGGCGGCGGGGTTCACGCTGATCGAGGTGCTGGTGGTGATCGTGGTGATCGCGGTGCTGGCGACGCTGGTGGCGCCCAACGTGTTCCGCCACGTGGGGAGCGCCAAGCAGGCGGCGGCCAAGGCGCAGCTGGAGATGCTGGGCTCGGCGATGGACGCGTACCGGCTGGACCTCGACGCGTATCCGACCACGGAGCAAGGGCTTGCGGCGCTGCGGACGCGGCCGGCGGGCGGGAACGCGGCGGCGGTCTGGAACGGGCCGTACCTGCGCCGCGAGGTGCCGGCGGACCCGTGGGGGCGGCCGTACATCTACCGCAGCCCCGGCACGTCGAACCCCGAGGGCTACGACCTGATGACGCTGGGCCGCGACGGCCGCGAGGGCGGCAGCGGCGAGGATGCCGACGTCCTGGGGTGGAAGTAG